A DNA window from Candidatus Poribacteria bacterium contains the following coding sequences:
- the hisD gene encoding histidinol dehydrogenase, giving the protein MVPILIDGSPEAVQRLESLLSRGRFHDDEVLSVVRGIISDVRESGDDAVVEYTRRFDAPAFDIDQIRVKDEEYEMAYMVEDEEFVKSVRLAIDRIRSFHERQTRNSWFASEENGVILGQIVQPIRRVGIHVPAFSQLLVSSLIMCVIPAKVAGVKEIVVCTPPMRNGRINPYMLIAAKECEVDELYKIGGAQAVAAMAFGTRSIKRVDKIVGPGNIYVQLAKRELFGVVDIDMIAGPSEILVIADEAADPSFVAADLLSQAEHMDDSSAVLITDSIRLAQKVRGELERRSQDLNRSQIVLHSLKRYGAIFVTENLDRAFDLAAQIAPEHLEIMVKEPFRWLGKVRNAGAVLLGPYSPEAVGDYIAGPNHTLPTGGTARFYSPLGVDDFLKKTSLIQFTEPALKKLAPAIIKLAEVEGLDGHARSVRLRLERQDRI; this is encoded by the coding sequence ATGGTACCTATATTGATCGATGGCTCCCCCGAAGCAGTCCAAAGGCTAGAATCCCTTTTATCCAGGGGGAGATTTCACGATGATGAGGTCTTATCCGTGGTCAGAGGGATAATCAGCGATGTTCGCGAATCAGGCGATGACGCTGTCGTCGAATACACCCGAAGGTTCGACGCTCCCGCCTTCGATATCGATCAGATCAGGGTCAAGGACGAGGAGTATGAGATGGCATATATGGTGGAGGACGAGGAGTTCGTCAAATCCGTCAGGCTGGCAATAGATCGAATTCGCTCCTTTCACGAGAGACAGACGCGAAATTCCTGGTTTGCCTCTGAGGAGAACGGCGTGATTTTGGGACAGATCGTTCAGCCTATACGAAGGGTCGGGATCCATGTTCCGGCTTTCTCACAGCTTCTGGTCTCATCGCTTATCATGTGCGTTATTCCGGCCAAGGTAGCCGGAGTTAAGGAGATCGTCGTCTGTACACCGCCGATGCGAAATGGCAGGATTAATCCCTACATGCTGATAGCGGCGAAGGAGTGTGAGGTCGATGAACTTTACAAGATCGGCGGCGCCCAGGCGGTGGCTGCTATGGCTTTTGGGACAAGGAGTATCAAACGGGTGGATAAGATCGTCGGTCCAGGCAATATCTATGTCCAACTGGCGAAAAGAGAGCTCTTCGGAGTCGTAGATATAGACATGATCGCAGGCCCAAGCGAGATCCTCGTGATAGCGGATGAGGCCGCTGATCCCTCCTTCGTCGCCGCCGATCTGTTATCTCAGGCTGAACATATGGATGACTCCTCCGCCGTATTGATAACGGATAGCATCAGGCTGGCCCAGAAGGTAAGGGGAGAGCTGGAGAGGAGATCCCAAGACCTCAACAGATCCCAGATCGTACTTCATTCCCTTAAGAGATACGGGGCGATCTTCGTGACTGAGAATCTCGATCGAGCTTTCGATCTGGCAGCTCAAATAGCCCCCGAGCATCTTGAGATAATGGTTAAAGAGCCGTTCAGATGGCTGGGGAAGGTCAGAAACGCCGGGGCAGTGTTACTCGGTCCTTACTCACCTGAGGCCGTTGGGGACTATATCGCGGGGCCGAATCACACTCTCCCGACGGGGGGTACGGCGAGATTCTATTCACCTCTCGGCGTCGACGATTTCCTCAAAAAGACAAGCCTTATTCAGTTCACCGAGCCCGCCCTTAAAAAGCTCGCCCCGGCTATCATTAAGCTGGCTGAGGTGGAGGGATTGGACGGGCACGCCAGATCGGTCAGACTCAGGCTTGAAAGGCAGGACCGTATATGA
- a CDS encoding LamG domain-containing protein, translating into MKREVIPLLILLMMTSITLAAQIPDHIVLYFNFDKEGGNTVTDRSIYHNDGQINGDVEWVDGKHGGAIKLDGSKAAITVPNSDQLKELKSPMSVGMWVQPLAFPVEWQCVIEMEASAGDRSNGWKAGFHNQNPVFTTYGNKDHFADQITLNEEEWVYLVITTDGKNVNFYVNGDLAQQVPFAGPIDVSQSPGVNIGAEGGQLGNWYCQVILDELWISNKLMSEDEIKAFMEPEQLFPVQPDDNLPITWGEIKEGG; encoded by the coding sequence ATGAAAAGAGAGGTAATACCGCTTTTGATCCTCTTGATGATGACCTCGATTACGCTCGCCGCTCAAATACCCGATCATATCGTCCTCTATTTCAACTTCGACAAGGAAGGGGGCAACACAGTTACCGATAGATCGATATATCACAACGACGGCCAGATAAACGGCGATGTGGAATGGGTGGATGGCAAACACGGTGGGGCGATCAAACTCGACGGATCGAAGGCAGCTATAACTGTTCCCAACTCCGATCAGCTTAAGGAACTCAAGTCCCCAATGAGCGTGGGAATGTGGGTCCAACCATTGGCCTTTCCCGTCGAGTGGCAGTGCGTTATCGAGATGGAAGCGAGTGCTGGAGACAGAAGCAATGGATGGAAGGCAGGTTTCCACAACCAGAATCCGGTCTTCACCACATATGGCAATAAGGATCACTTCGCGGACCAGATAACGCTCAATGAAGAAGAATGGGTCTATCTAGTGATAACGACCGACGGGAAGAATGTCAACTTTTATGTTAACGGCGATCTAGCACAGCAGGTTCCTTTTGCAGGACCGATCGACGTCTCACAATCCCCCGGCGTCAATATCGGAGCAGAGGGGGGACAGCTTGGAAATTGGTATTGCCAGGTTATACTGGATGAGCTATGGATCTCGAATAAACTGATGAGCGAAGACGAGATAAAGGCGTTTATGGAACCGGAGCAACTCTTCCCCGTTCAGCCTGATGACAATCTCCCCATCACCTGGGGTGAGATTAAAGAGGGCGGGTGA
- a CDS encoding LamG domain-containing protein, whose translation MRSIVVMAVLMIVAALPAAYSALPDYIVLYFNFDEGGGNKAVDLSQYGNNGEITGNPEWVDGKSGKAIHLDGSSVVITVPPSDSLTSLTSPLSVGAWIKPVSFPVEWQCLIEMESSADDRTNGWKLGFHNQNPVFTTYGHKDHFADQITLNENEWIYFAVVADGTNVNFYINGDLAQQVPFEGTIDVTNSPGVNIGAEKGQPGNWYSDVILDELWVANKALSADEVKTLSAPSAAAVRPSEKLTTTWGEIKK comes from the coding sequence ATGAGATCGATAGTGGTCATGGCCGTGTTGATGATAGTGGCGGCTCTGCCGGCAGCGTACTCCGCTCTCCCCGACTACATCGTCCTCTACTTTAACTTCGATGAGGGCGGTGGAAACAAGGCGGTTGATCTGTCCCAGTATGGCAACAACGGTGAGATAACAGGCAACCCCGAGTGGGTAGACGGCAAAAGTGGGAAAGCCATCCACCTGGACGGTTCCTCGGTGGTTATAACTGTACCCCCTTCTGACTCTCTAACATCACTGACCTCACCCTTGAGCGTGGGGGCGTGGATCAAACCCGTTTCCTTCCCTGTCGAATGGCAATGTCTCATCGAGATGGAAAGTAGCGCCGATGACAGGACGAACGGATGGAAGTTGGGTTTCCACAACCAAAATCCGGTCTTCACCACATACGGCCATAAGGATCACTTTGCTGACCAGATAACGCTCAATGAAAACGAATGGATCTACTTCGCTGTCGTCGCCGATGGAACGAACGTCAACTTCTACATTAACGGCGATCTGGCGCAGCAGGTTCCCTTCGAAGGAACGATCGACGTTACAAATTCCCCCGGCGTCAATATCGGAGCGGAGAAGGGACAGCCTGGAAATTGGTATTCTGATGTGATCTTGGATGAGTTGTGGGTTGCGAATAAGGCGTTAAGCGCTGATGAGGTCAAAACGCTGAGTGCACCTTCTGCGGCAGCAGTCAGACCTTCCGAGAAGCTGACGACCACTTGGGGTGAGATTAAAAAGTAG
- a CDS encoding glycosyltransferase family 39 protein: protein MMLCGRITAGGIRQTILSLSSYLSVAAAIFIYLLIQIQHFTPAYQEVDPDGYLFLAKRIAHLQSPAVREEDPFMYQSHVWVETPQGKVVPKFAPGYPLLLAIFYRIGGDEAMFLVSPLMGGLGLIGAYLLFSLWMSPAVAALGVWALAVNPMYLVYSGYLLSHASNTCFIIWGMYFLWRWLRRGSTGSGIGAGLLLGFASTIRHTSILMGGVVLIAVFSRWLRERGSTARGISILLGCYAIFPILLMIYNWRLFGHPLVTGYALTHEQESFSLRFLRRNIGMMIRGLNTTALLLIFPLGLVGMISIGHPWERLMRIFWFLPIVLLYASYYWAPQGMPYLRFTICTFPVVVGSALLLLDRISDEHPARSWMQRCVMILFVALLVILRYNEAQRSMRQIVSDPGSRAVALGARMLSRTLRPDAVIFSQRPFFCYIGTRERFRFYDLQRFKTFLSSSVLRQPKRTERLRKLYASLGQSGMIRKKRELIRSYLERGKQVVFLIPQSALKDERKQLDGGFRFVLLRMWDVPIKSPPEKWGLYQVMLNRGIP, encoded by the coding sequence ATGATGTTATGTGGTAGGATAACGGCAGGGGGAATACGCCAGACGATCCTGAGTCTGTCGTCCTATCTCAGCGTTGCCGCCGCCATTTTCATCTACTTACTGATTCAGATTCAGCATTTCACGCCCGCCTATCAGGAGGTGGATCCCGACGGTTATCTTTTCCTCGCCAAGCGTATAGCACATCTGCAATCGCCGGCAGTAAGGGAGGAAGACCCGTTTATGTATCAGAGCCACGTCTGGGTTGAGACGCCCCAAGGGAAGGTGGTGCCCAAGTTCGCGCCCGGTTATCCTCTTCTGCTGGCGATCTTCTATCGGATCGGAGGCGATGAGGCGATGTTCCTGGTAAGCCCTTTGATGGGTGGGCTGGGGTTGATCGGCGCGTATCTGCTCTTTTCGCTCTGGATGTCCCCCGCTGTGGCAGCTTTGGGCGTCTGGGCGTTGGCCGTCAATCCCATGTATCTGGTCTACTCGGGCTATCTCCTCTCCCATGCCTCAAACACCTGTTTCATCATATGGGGTATGTATTTCCTATGGAGGTGGCTCCGTCGAGGTTCGACGGGATCGGGGATCGGGGCGGGACTGCTTCTGGGATTCGCTTCTACGATCCGCCATACCAGCATATTGATGGGAGGTGTGGTGCTGATCGCGGTCTTTAGCCGTTGGCTGCGGGAACGCGGTTCAACCGCCCGGGGGATCTCCATACTGTTGGGATGTTACGCCATTTTTCCGATACTGCTGATGATCTATAACTGGAGGCTTTTCGGCCATCCTCTGGTCACGGGATACGCTCTCACACACGAGCAGGAGTCGTTTTCGCTGAGGTTCCTTCGCCGGAATATCGGCATGATGATAAGAGGGCTTAACACCACGGCGCTCCTCCTGATCTTTCCCCTGGGGCTGGTGGGGATGATATCGATAGGACATCCATGGGAACGACTGATGCGGATTTTTTGGTTTCTGCCGATCGTGCTGCTATATGCATCCTACTACTGGGCTCCTCAGGGCATGCCCTATCTCCGTTTCACGATCTGCACCTTTCCCGTTGTGGTTGGATCAGCTTTGCTCCTGCTGGATAGGATATCCGATGAACACCCGGCTAGAAGCTGGATGCAGCGATGCGTCATGATCCTTTTCGTGGCGCTGCTCGTGATCCTCCGATACAATGAGGCACAGCGCAGTATGCGTCAGATCGTCTCCGACCCGGGCTCGCGCGCCGTCGCCCTCGGCGCCCGGATGCTCTCCCGAACCTTACGGCCGGACGCCGTGATCTTCTCGCAGAGGCCGTTTTTCTGCTACATCGGCACGCGCGAGAGGTTTCGCTTTTATGACCTTCAGCGCTTCAAGACCTTCCTGAGCTCCTCAGTGCTTCGTCAGCCTAAACGTACCGAGCGCCTGCGTAAACTGTACGCCTCCTTAGGTCAGTCCGGAATGATCCGGAAGAAGCGGGAGCTGATACGTTCCTACCTCGAGAGGGGAAAACAGGTCGTTTTCCTCATCCCCCAGAGCGCGTTGAAGGATGAGCGGAAGCAATTGGACGGCGGTTTCAGGTTCGTTCTACTGAGGATGTGGGACGTTCCCATCAAATCGCCTCCCGAGAAATGGGGCCTCTATCAGGTGATGCTGAACAGGGGCATCCCTTGA
- a CDS encoding M55 family metallopeptidase, translated as MKIYLMTDLEGVAGVLNFEEWTGPGKPYYELAKEFLTLEVNAAIDGFFEGGAKEILVVDGHGPGGINIKLLDPRVDYLRGWGEGPWPLMLDETFDAVAWVGQHAKSGTEYAHLAHTQSTAYLDLSINGISIGELGQLAMCASELGVRSIFASGDEALTKEAKALIPGIETVAVKRGIRPGTGNELTREEYARFTSSAIHVHPVRARQLIREGALRAIQRAKKEEFGIIPLNPPFERVAKFRASKDNPRKTISRETHPTSVIALMNMPFNPQPMEEG; from the coding sequence ATGAAAATCTACCTGATGACCGATTTAGAAGGCGTGGCCGGAGTGCTTAACTTTGAGGAGTGGACCGGACCGGGTAAACCCTACTATGAGTTGGCCAAGGAGTTTCTGACCCTGGAGGTGAACGCTGCGATCGATGGCTTCTTCGAAGGAGGAGCGAAGGAGATACTGGTGGTGGACGGTCACGGCCCCGGCGGCATCAACATCAAGCTCCTCGATCCGCGGGTGGATTATCTCCGCGGTTGGGGGGAGGGGCCCTGGCCCCTCATGTTGGATGAGACATTCGATGCGGTTGCCTGGGTAGGCCAGCACGCCAAGTCGGGAACCGAATACGCCCATCTCGCCCATACCCAGAGCACAGCTTACCTTGACCTATCCATTAACGGCATCTCGATCGGTGAGTTGGGACAGCTGGCGATGTGCGCCAGCGAGTTGGGCGTACGATCCATCTTCGCCTCAGGGGATGAAGCTCTGACGAAAGAGGCGAAAGCCTTGATACCAGGTATAGAAACGGTGGCCGTGAAACGCGGGATAAGACCGGGCACCGGAAATGAGCTGACAAGGGAGGAATACGCCCGTTTCACCTCCTCCGCCATTCACGTTCATCCCGTTCGCGCTCGCCAGCTCATCCGCGAGGGAGCGCTGAGGGCCATTCAACGGGCTAAAAAGGAGGAGTTCGGCATCATACCTCTCAACCCTCCGTTCGAGCGAGTGGCCAAATTCCGAGCGAGCAAGGATAACCCACGGAAAACCATATCACGGGAGACACATCCGACGAGCGTTATCGCTTTGATGAACATGCCTTTTAATCCACAACCGATGGAAGAGGGTTAG
- a CDS encoding IS3 family transposase has product MQSAGLSLERKREVIDMLKGEYPVRLLCEILDCAPSSYYYRSIREDDLLIREEIEKIAMEFPRYGYRRVTAELRRRGYRVNHKRVLRIMHEENLIVHVKSYLKTTLSNHHLGRYPNLVKGIQIVRPNQVWCGDITYIKLKKEHAYLSVLMDIFTRSIRGWQISASLDEELTISALMKALSRDVPEIHHSDQGVQYASRRYIQILQERGVKISMSSKGNPLQNAYAERLIRTLKEEEVYLNEYEDIEEAKEKIGHFLEEVYMKKRVHSALGYLTPWEFEHNWREGKR; this is encoded by the coding sequence ATTCAATCTGCTGGGCTGTCACTTGAGAGGAAGCGAGAGGTGATAGATATGCTCAAGGGGGAGTACCCTGTAAGGCTGTTATGTGAAATCCTCGATTGCGCCCCCAGTTCTTACTACTACAGATCAATCAGAGAAGATGACCTGCTCATTAGAGAGGAGATAGAAAAGATAGCGATGGAGTTTCCAAGATACGGCTATCGAAGAGTCACAGCAGAGCTCAGAAGAAGAGGATACAGAGTAAATCACAAGAGGGTTCTAAGAATCATGCATGAGGAGAACCTCATTGTGCATGTTAAGAGCTATCTCAAAACTACTCTTTCAAATCACCATCTTGGCAGATATCCTAACCTGGTAAAGGGCATACAGATAGTGAGACCAAATCAGGTCTGGTGCGGTGACATAACTTACATCAAGCTGAAGAAGGAGCATGCCTATCTAAGCGTATTAATGGACATCTTCACAAGATCGATAAGGGGATGGCAGATATCGGCAAGCCTAGATGAGGAGCTTACCATCTCAGCACTGATGAAGGCTCTCAGCAGAGATGTGCCTGAGATCCATCATTCAGATCAGGGAGTCCAATATGCCTCAAGAAGATACATCCAGATCCTTCAGGAAAGAGGAGTCAAAATATCCATGTCATCCAAGGGGAATCCTTTGCAGAACGCCTACGCTGAGAGGCTGATAAGAACTCTGAAAGAGGAGGAGGTATATCTGAACGAGTATGAGGATATAGAGGAAGCAAAGGAAAAGATAGGCCACTTCCTTGAAGAGGTCTACATGAAGAAGAGGGTCCACTCCGCCTTAGGCTATCTGACGCCTTGGGAGTTCGAGCATAATTGGAGGGAAGGGAAGAGGTGA
- a CDS encoding transposase, producing MSQRREFSPHFKVQVVLEALKGDRTQASICREYNISPELLRQWKKQFLERAYLIFSPQTNSKEHQRIAELERLVGRLTYELSVSKKVFNLLGCHLRGSER from the coding sequence ATGAGCCAAAGAAGGGAGTTTTCCCCTCACTTCAAAGTCCAGGTTGTCCTTGAGGCTCTCAAAGGGGACAGAACCCAAGCATCCATCTGCAGGGAATATAACATCTCCCCTGAGCTTCTGAGGCAGTGGAAGAAACAGTTTCTGGAGAGAGCCTATCTCATCTTCTCTCCTCAGACAAACTCGAAGGAGCACCAGAGAATTGCGGAGCTTGAGAGGCTTGTTGGGAGGCTCACTTATGAGCTTAGTGTCTCAAAAAAAGTATTCAATCTGCTGGGCTGTCACTTGAGAGGAAGCGAGAGGTGA